TTATTAGTCGGTAATGATGATTTTGGATTGTGCGGATATGCCGTAACAGTTCTTTCCGATCAGTCTAAAAGATCAATGTACGACGCTGGTCTCTACGACCCTCTGGAAGAAGAAGACCAAGTCTgtattgttttctttcatttttttttgttattgttctgGTTTAATTTATCCACGCAATTTGTATGTGTATATTATTTGTTTCCAATGCGCAGGAGTTTTGTGATTTCATGCAAGAGATGATATCGATGATGAATAATGTGAAAGACGAGGTAATGATTGATTGAGttgtagtgttttttttttttgtttttcttttggagTGTCGTAGGTAATGTGTATGTTGTGTTTGAATGCGATGCAGGGGGACAGTATGGAGGACCTACAGAGGATGTTCGTGGAGATGGTGGGGGGTGATGGGATCGGCATTGACTTGAACCAGGATCAGATGGCTGGGAAGCGAGGACGTGTCAACGGATCAAGAGGCAATGCGGCCAAGCGCAGCAACTCTCGATCTTAGTGCGTCACACTCAATCCTTTCTTGTAACTTCACACACTTTTCTTACTGAAAACTAGATCATTGAAATGGAAATCCTTACAAAGGGTTCAACTTCTAGACATCTATATGTGTGATGCCTcctaattttacttttacttacACGTTTCATTTCATTGTGTTTTTTTGATGACACCACTGAAACATAAGCATAAGCGAAACACGTGTATGTCATGCTAAAACTATTCAATGAAAAGTACCATGGTCGGTCTGACATTTTGAATTTAagtaatgtaaaaaattaatacaagtactgttatttttttagattatataaggAGTAATGCATTCTTACTATTTTATTCTCAAAGATAATATTGAAAAGGTAGAGTCAGGAACAAGTAATTTcctatttattaaaatcatttagttGGATGTAGGAGGCTTCTAGTTCTTGTACTTATGTTCTGGTGCTTatatttctttgcttttgaaaaaGTTGCCCATGTACACATTGATATTTATGTTAGTAtagatgaaagaaaatattgtaatattcaATTGGTTTCAAACTTATCTTAATATTTAGTTGGTTTCAAACTCGtgcttaatttaattctttcaaACTTGGGAATAACTCAAGTCTTCAATTCAATCACTCTGAGCTAGACCTTGTTATAAACTTATGTGAATTTGTACgcaaacattaaataattttttttattctgtagATATGGCAAATGTCTACAAATTTACATAAGAATACTAATATACTAAATTAGttgtttattagttttaaaaggAGTTAGTCTAAacgttttattttgttgatttgggTAATATATCTGAGTGTTGGTACTTAATGGATATTTAAGTGTTATATATGAAAACTATTCTCTTATTTGCGTAGCATATGATTATAGCtttaatatttaagatatttagtTATTATATCTTTAGAACACTTGCAGATTTAGAAAACTGTCTTTGGTTTCTCTCCACCATATGGAATCATCGTATTACAAGGCACTTTAAGTTAATGCGTAGTTCCAGATATGAAGAACTTTGATATGATAACCCAAAACTATTATTACAATTCCAATTGACCAATCAGCTCCGTCGttaccaactttttttttttctgtcatcaGCTTTTTTCATTATCTTTGATTTTCTAAAGAGTTTATACGATTTCTTTATGTTTGGGAAAATCTTCATAGCAAaattatttttgagaaaaatttgatgttttaataAAGTAACAAGTATCTCAT
The sequence above is drawn from the Vigna radiata var. radiata cultivar VC1973A chromosome 3, Vradiata_ver6, whole genome shotgun sequence genome and encodes:
- the LOC106757246 gene encoding dnaJ homolog subfamily B member 6, coding for MDREGGSNGGSCYYSVLGIRRDASFSDIRTAYRKLAMRWHPDKWARNPATAGEAKRRFQQIQEAYSVLSDQSKRSMYDAGLYDPLEEEDQEFCDFMQEMISMMNNVKDEGDSMEDLQRMFVEMVGGDGIGIDLNQDQMAGKRGRVNGSRGNAAKRSNSRS